The genome window CAAAAGCGAAGTATGCTAAAGAATTTTATTCGACGCGAGATTCAATACGATTTATTTCTGAATTGTCTACTCCGGCTGTAAAAAATTTGGCTGAGGAATTATGGGAAAGGCATGATGATTGATAAAAAATATCTTAGGATTATCAATGTAGTTTTTCTTTTGCTTCTTGTTATATTAGGAATAATTGGAATGAAGAAAGATAAATTTACAGCGATTCCGATGATTGTTATTGGAATTAGTGGTATCTGTGTTGAAGTGACTATAATCTCATGGAGGAAGAAATGAATCTCTACTTTAATGATTATTACTTCCTTAGCATTGTTTTCTTTGTTTTCGGTTGTTTTTTTGTTTTTAAAATGAATAGAGTATTAAGAATAAAAAGGAAAACAAAAATTCCGCTGATTATTATATATTTGATAGCTACATTGATCTGTTTCTTTTCCATAGTTTATTTAGTTTTTGGGTGAAGAAAAATAATTATACGTTTCAAAGGAAGAAGTGCAGGCCAAAACGAACTAAGCTGTGCTCATTTTATAAAAAGAAATAGGAGACTGTGTATGTTTTAATCCTGAACAAAAGCTACGGTTTCCATAAACAACTGGAATGGAACAGGGAGAGTACGGAAACCTACCTCTACGAGGCGTTGAGCTTTGACATTCTGGCGGAATACCGAGATACTGAGTATGAAGTGAACCGACGAAGCAGACACTTCTTCCCATCCTTCTCGAACAGATTCAAGCCCATAGCGGAGTACATAACAGCCAATGGACGGCACCTGTCGAGAAAGGAGTTTGCCGAAAGCAGCTGGGGACGCCTGCGCTGTAAAGACAAGGACTACTATCTGCAGGATGTACTGGGATCGGTAGTGGGATTAACCGACGAGCATGGACACCAGAAAGAGGAATACCGCTACGATGTGTGGGGTAAGGAGTACCACGAGAAAAATGGCCATCCCTATTCCGACATCTTCCCTACACATTACGGCTATAATGGTAAGCGGTTTGATCCGAAGGTTGGGCTGTATGATTACGGCTTCAGGGACTACAAGCCCGACATCAACAGATGGACGTCGATCGATCCGATACGATCGGGTAATAACTGGTACGCCTATGTGGGGAATGATCCGGTGAACTGGGTTGATCCGTTGGGGTTGTTGCCGGAGGTTCCGGGGGATGGGACGGTGTTTGAACCAGATGACGGACTATCAGTGGCTGAAAAAGATTTAGCCGCTTCAAGAGAATTAGCGAGATTAGAAACATTATATTCTGAACTTGAAGAAGCAGATAAAGATTTCGGTGAAGCTGCAGTCGGGATGTTTGTTGTTGCTCAATATGATCGAGCTTTTGATCAGTCAATAGTGTCTACAAATTTTGCTGAGGAACTAAGAGAACAGCTTATTAGTAATCAAAGAAGAGGTGAAAAGATTCGATCTGAGATTAATCGGATATTTGATAATTCAATTTATAAAGCATAGGAGCATATTGGAATGGGTGATTACCTAAGTATAATAATGGCCCTGATTCTGTTGACTGTGTTTGGGGTACCATTAATCTTTTTCTGTAAATATCTAATACTAAAAAATAGAATGAAATGGTTCTTAAAAAATGGAATAATAATTGACGCAAAAATCGTAAAGATAGAAAATGAACCATTTTTACGATATCCAACGAACTCAAGCCATATGTATAATACGACTGTTCATAGATTAATAGCGATAGCTGAAATTGGTAAAATCAAATATAGGTTTAGAAGTGAAAGACTGACTAAAAATGAACATCATTTTAAGCTCGGTGACCATGTACCTGTCCTTATAAAACCTGATAATCCACTTAAATATTTTTTTGACCCTTTGATCAATATAACACGAGAACAATAACATACTTGTTATGGTGTAGCTGCTAAGGATATCAAGGCACTCACACCGGAATGAAATTGCAGGTTTAATACGGGAGAACAATTTCTCACATAATCCTCCCTTTCGGGTGTTGACAGGATGCGTATTATGGATAAAAATAGGATTTAATATTTTAATGTCTATTTAGAGATATTAGTGAATTAACAATGAAAAGAACCCTGCAGAAGAATCTAATAATTGTAATTCTTTCCGTTCTCCTTATTCTGATCTGCGTATTCTGCGTCGGCATTTCCATGCTGATAACCTCACGCAACGAGAAATCCCTGTCGGATTTGCATGATGTACTCAAAAAGCAAGGCGACGTTCTCGATGAACAAAGGGACCTGATAAGCGACCAGCAGAAACTTCTGGATGACTACACACATGCTTTGACCTCCTTTGAGATGCCCACCGGAACCTATGTTCTCTCTACAGAAGAGCGGCGGCTTCTACTGCAAGGGATCAGGGAGGAGTTTGGTACACGTCTGGAAGGGATTGAACACAAGCTCGATACGGTGAATGCCCACGAAATCAGCCATTTTGAAGCGACCAGAAACGACCTGCATCACCTTGCAGAGGAAGGCACGGGACATTATCAGCAGCTTCACCGGCAGATAGAGCTGATGAATACCGATTTGAACGCCCATTTTGATGGGCTGACTTCTACAATTACAGCCACTGAGAGTCTTCCAGAGACCTTGTTGGCATCTGAATATCGGCAGTTCGGAGATACAAGCCGGGATGAGGGTGAATACGCCGATGCTGTCGAATACTACCGGAAGTCCGCCGGGTATCAGGAAACGAATGAGACCCTGCTCAGGTATGCGGAGTCCCTCTATCTGGCCGATCCGGCAGTACGAAAGGACGCTGAAATCATACAAAGCCTGCTGACCGTTCTGGAACGTGACCCGGTACACTCGGAGGCTTTGACACTGCTGGGAGATGTCTACCTTGAGCAGGGAAACCTCAACGACGCGGAAATGTATTACGAACGCCTGGTTCGTCTGGAACCGGAGAATGGTGCTGCGCGTAAACGCCTGGGCGAGATTTATCTGAAAATCAAAGAGTATGAAAAGGCGGTCGGGCATCTTTCAAGGGCAGGAGAGCTACTGCCCGACGATCCTGTGGTTCCCTGTGAATTGGGCGATGCATATTTTGAGCTTGGAGACTATGAAGCTGCAGAGAGCGCCTATTCACATGCGCTCTCGGTCAGGTATCCCTATCCCCCGGCGCTTATAGGTCGCGGCAACAGTCGCAGTGCGTTGGGCCTGCTCGACAAGGCAGTTGAAGATATTTCCGCTTACATAAGACTGCGCCCGCGGGATTTCCATGCCCTGGTGGAGCTTGGAGATGTGTATGAACGCATGGGTATGAATGCCGAGGCACTGAAATCCTGGGAAAAGGCTCGCGGTGTTCTTTCTCTCAACAGCGAAGAGGACATCCTGCGTTGGGGTGATGTAAGCCGCAGGCAGGCCCGTCTCTGTTTGTCCCACGGTGATTATCGGGGAACTCTGTTCTATGTGGAAAAAGGTCTCGAACTGACGCAGGACAGGGAACTGCTGGCGCTGGGGATGACCGCGGCGGACAAGATGGGCGATGAGGATTCTCACAGAAAGTACAGCCGCCGGATGGGGGCTCTCGAGGAGCAGGGGATGGCAGAATGAAGCGTCTATGGGTTGTACTGATCATGTTCGTGATTTTTTCCGCGGCTGGTTTTGCGGTGGAAACCGTTCTTGCTCCAATGGAAGTTGTAGGCCAGGCAGTTCCAGGGGAAGAACTGCCCAAGGGTGATTCCTTCTCGAAAACTGTGGTCAGGTACTTGAAGGTATTGGACAGATCGGGCGTCTTGCAGCCTTCGGTACACCCCTTGCCGAAGGGAGAGGACCATCCGCGTTCGATTCTTGACGCCTCCTCTTTTTCCGCTTATTACGGGCTGGATATGCTCGTTTTTGGGCGCTTGTCCTGTACTCCCGAGTACATCGACGGGTACCTACAGGTGTACGATGTACAGAATGGGGAGATTCGTCACCGGATTTACAGCCGCGATCAGGCCGGCAGGTATGAGCGTCTGGCGGAGGATCTGGCCGGAAAACTCTTTGAGTACCTGACCGAGGATTTGGGACTCGCTCCGGTTTACCCGTCTTACGAGGTCCGGCGAAATATCTGGGACCTGCGGGGACGGATTGGTTACTGGAGTCCCATGGGCTCCTGGCGGGACAATCTGTCGGGTATCTTATCATTGGAGGCGGCGGGGTTTCTGACTCCCGAGTATCCCCTTGGCGATTACGGCCCCTGGCTGTACGGGATGAGATTCGGTCTCTCCCTCGGATACGATGTCGGAGTCAGTACTCCGGGGCATGAGGAGTTTGTCTTTCACGGGATCCGGACAGGAATACCTGTGGAACTGACTCTTATGCGATACAGTGACAGCAGAAAGAGCTATTCCGTGGGGCTTACTCCCTTTTTTATGCTGGATGTGCTGGTTCAGGAGCGCCGCTATGAGGGAAGCTATACGACAAGTACCGCAGCG of Marispirochaeta aestuarii contains these proteins:
- a CDS encoding tetratricopeptide repeat protein, yielding MKRTLQKNLIIVILSVLLILICVFCVGISMLITSRNEKSLSDLHDVLKKQGDVLDEQRDLISDQQKLLDDYTHALTSFEMPTGTYVLSTEERRLLLQGIREEFGTRLEGIEHKLDTVNAHEISHFEATRNDLHHLAEEGTGHYQQLHRQIELMNTDLNAHFDGLTSTITATESLPETLLASEYRQFGDTSRDEGEYADAVEYYRKSAGYQETNETLLRYAESLYLADPAVRKDAEIIQSLLTVLERDPVHSEALTLLGDVYLEQGNLNDAEMYYERLVRLEPENGAARKRLGEIYLKIKEYEKAVGHLSRAGELLPDDPVVPCELGDAYFELGDYEAAESAYSHALSVRYPYPPALIGRGNSRSALGLLDKAVEDISAYIRLRPRDFHALVELGDVYERMGMNAEALKSWEKARGVLSLNSEEDILRWGDVSRRQARLCLSHGDYRGTLFYVEKGLELTQDRELLALGMTAADKMGDEDSHRKYSRRMGALEEQGMAE
- a CDS encoding RHS repeat domain-containing protein, with amino-acid sequence MYVLILNKSYGFHKQLEWNRESTETYLYEALSFDILAEYRDTEYEVNRRSRHFFPSFSNRFKPIAEYITANGRHLSRKEFAESSWGRLRCKDKDYYLQDVLGSVVGLTDEHGHQKEEYRYDVWGKEYHEKNGHPYSDIFPTHYGYNGKRFDPKVGLYDYGFRDYKPDINRWTSIDPIRSGNNWYAYVGNDPVNWVDPLGLLPEVPGDGTVFEPDDGLSVAEKDLAASRELARLETLYSELEEADKDFGEAAVGMFVVAQYDRAFDQSIVSTNFAEELREQLISNQRRGEKIRSEINRIFDNSIYKA